The Heliangelus exortis chromosome Z, bHelExo1.hap1, whole genome shotgun sequence genomic sequence TCTCTGCATACCACCTTCTGTCATAGAGAACTGCAGGGTGACATTTGCTCCTCCTAACCTTTTATACGGGACATATGTGCAAGTAAATACATAGGTAAAAATCTCACTTCAATTGTCCTGCAATGATCAACAGGAGCAGAAGACACCTGACACCTAATGTGTACTCTTGAGAATGAATTTGTTTCATCACAGACACCTTCTTGTCTTAATCAGatggatttatttcttctcaaaaaaatctcacattttATCCATACTTATATTGCATTAGGACTACCACTTAAAAACATTATTGCAGTTATATATGAAAGGTAAATTTCAAAAAGGTTCTGTTACTATGGGTTTCCCCTCACAGTTTAGAGTTCAGCTGTGTGAGCAACTTCTCAAGCTTTATAGCTAGCGCCATGTTACCTTTAATCCTCAATTTTCCTGTCATGAAGGCCAGAGTTGGCTTTAGTTTacctaaaaataagaaaaagaaccatcagaaaatgaaaattaactgGAGACAGCCTGTGCacatgaaaatataaagcagCTACAGTGAGACTCAGCAACTATCTTCCTACCAAGTTCTGCTGTAAATCAGTGCATCTTTTGGAAACACAGATATGTGCAGAAGTCCAACAGAGTAACTGGTTTCTTTATGAAGCTACACTCACTGCTAAAATGTTCATCATACGTAATTAGTGAAAGAAGTATAATCTTCTGTGCTCTTCCCATTcacagaatgcagaaaaatccAAGGAGCTTTAGCCTATTCTTCTCTTGAGACACAAGTCGAAAGCTCCTCCATCCCAGGATAACACACCAAGGAGTTGTTTATTTGCCCATTAGCAAAATGTTTCTGGGCACCAGGCCCTGCACTCACCCTGGCAAACGCCTTTGTCACTTACCTCTGAACATTTTCACAAAGTCAGCACTTGACATGCTCATAAccacatcagctgctgctggaggctttCCAAAGCCAGCACCGCCACCCTTGGTTTTCAGGTCAATGTACCAAGTGCCGCCACCATCACCTGAACAGAGAATGAAAAGAGGTGACCAGGCAGCAGGACTGCTGAGCCCTTCCCATTTCTCCACAGCATGAGCTGTGCCCATTTAAAGCAGCTACACAACAAAACAGATGTGGCAAGGCTCTGCTAGAAGGTGCCACCTGCCCCATGCTCTGTGTGCAGGCCAAGCCAGCCTTGGGCAGGCACCCAAAAGCACACTGTGTcagggacaaggacagagaGCCCGAAGGCAGCACTTTGCAGACAGAGTGGTGGCAGCTGGTGTGTCTGCCATgaccccaccagcagccaggctcCTCTCATCCTCACCCAGTGGGGCCAGTGCTGAGACAAAGATGCCCACATACACCAGAGATGAAGCTGCTCCTTCCTGCAAAGGAGCATCACCACGCAGAACACAACAAAATGGGGAAAAGGGAGTAGGGGGGCTGTTTGGATCAGCTGGAGGTGAGTGTTGCTGTTCCAAAACACCCAGTGCCTTGTGCTAGGAGTGAGAGTGAGCGTGTGAAGGTTTCACAAGCCATGGCCTTACCAGATAATTCAAACTGAAAGACTCCCTGGGTACTTTTCACAAACTCCTCACTCAGGGATCCCTGAATAACTCTGAATGTTTCTGCAACAGGGCCCTGGGCCTTGTCTGCATGATCCTtggctccagctgctccttcacttaacttctcctcctctttggATGCTTGAGAAGCACCTacaaaacagattatttttccctttcaaaagcaaagctcTTTAAAACTGCAAGGAGATATACAGATAGAGACATCCCTTTGAAAAGACTTCAGCTTCACAGTAGGGGAAAGGAGTATTTTCCTGTGTCTCTAAGAATACTGGTATAGGATGCTCTTAGCACCTGAACAAGGAACAAACACTGTCGATTCTTGGCAGAACAGTCCTTGTGCCAGTCCTGCCCATGAAGTATTATCAAGGTAAAGGGACTATTCAAACTTTGCctgctcttctcttctcttttccctgttcTGGCATGCCTGTGAAATTTGGTCATCATTCTTCATCACCCTCCTGCCCGATACACTGCattctgaaaatgcaaaaccaatgctttttttttgttttttttaaataaaactcatTTAAGAGATATTTAAACTGttacatttttcagtattatCTAATAAGCAATGGGGGCTCTAAGTTGTGTTCTTTCTCATAAATCTGTCAAGTCAAATCAGATACTCCTGCAAAATGTGCTGCTTGGTATTTAAGTTCTTTTTCCAGTAATGTTTTCCTGTGACCCTCATGCGACCAGAATTCAGATTGTTAAAAAGGatccttcaaaataaaatactgattttataCCATAAATGTCCTGCAGGAAGCAATAATACTCTTCTGCTAGCTTTAAGTACAGTACCATTTCCAAAAATCACACCCTCCAGTCATTGCCACATGGCTTGACTGGAGCCAAAGctcttcaaagaaaagaaaaaagaaaaacttgaaagaGAGAGGGCATTCATTATGGTCAGAGAAGATCAGTTTCTACACACATCAATTTCCTACCATGTGTCATGGCTGTCGCATCAGTTTCAGCATCCAAGAAAAAGTCAGGCATCAGGGGGTGGCctaaaagggaggaaaaatgtaATAGTAAGTCTAAACAAAACTGGACAGCACAAACAGGAATCCATTTTGTATGAAACTGGAGTTAAGTTTATAAGTACTTAAACTACAATTTAAAGAAAGACACAGCATGAAATAACATATTTAGAGTTTTGTTCCTTAAACAAACAGTCTCACTAGCTGATGAATAGCAATATGTACATCTATagtgcagggttttttttttcattacaatgtttagtttagttttgtttttaactaaagtgggggttttttgtttgtttattttgttttaatttaataggCACTTTATGATTAAAATCTCAGCAGACACGTATGTGTTTTCCAAGAAGGCACATATGTGTTCTGATACCCAAGGCAAGGAAACATTTCACAGACTAATTTAAGAGCCTCTATAATCAACACTTTGTCACTATTCTCCATGCAGCCTTGCCCCCTTCCTGAATGTACTTCTCATCTTAAAAGTCTGTTTTACCTGGTGCAATTGCATAGACATCAAAATCCTTAACTCCTTCTTCTCTCAATAGAACTTCATCAATAATGAAGTTTCCAGTgaaagtttttggttttgttaaaatGCAATACGCAGCATCTGCAATGATGTCCGTTTTCCTGCACTGTTTTTCTATTCCAGCTCCTCCCAGCATGTCCATAGCAGATGTATGTATGGCTAGAAAGTTTGGAAGgttaagaaaacaaagctttaaCACAGACAACATACATGAACTGCCCATGCCACTGGTAAGCACACACCTTGCTTTCCTTTCatgcaaaaggaaacaaacaaattttTACTAACCATTAAATAATTCCCTaaaagaagcattaaaaaaacagaagactACTAAGGGAAGAAAGAAGTAGAATAATGGGCAGGAATTTTCATGACATTTACATCCTTCCATCCCTTTATAAGTgttccctccatcccctggaTTTCCTCCAGGTTATTCAGGACATAAGAAACTAACAGTAAAACCGTTTTTCTCAAAGTGAACATATGATACTTCAACCATTAGGAGGTATGTCCCTTTGGTGATTACTACAGTGAAAATCTTGATGCTTTATTTTAGCCTTGTAAATGATTTCCATGACATACCAAAGTGTCTCTCCTAAGTTAGTGAGAAACCAAATATCAAAAACTCAAATAACTTATTCAGTATTCTACAGAAAGGCTGTGTTTGGCACAAGAATAAAATCCAGATATTCTGAAGTTCTGGTAGTTTTGTTAATCAGTTCTAGTAACTTCTGCAACTAATTTTGTAGCATGTTCCTGTCTAAGTCTAATTTTCTCGTTCAGGCTGAGataccatttcttttttctttcatcctgtTCCACAGAGGTAGTTTGGTTGTAGCTTTTGGCATTTGCCATGTTACTGTTTTCCTCTCATACCATCCTGCCTCGTGACTTTTTCTATCTGCTGTGTAAGACTCAATGCTCTGTCCCTCAATTCTGGGACAGATTCACAAATCCTCTCCTGCACCTCAGACTAGCAGATCCTGGAAGCCAAAGGATAAAGCGGATTGTAAATCCCTTTGTCCTCCTATCAGTGTTTCCACTATACAGAAAGTAACAGCAGCTCTGATGCAGAAACGATCCCaatatcctttaaaaaacaacGAACATGCACTGCGCAGGACACACCCCACTGGGCTGGATCATCCACTTCCTAAAGTAGCAACTGGGAAAAAAGAGAACGGCCTTCAATGCCAGCCAGCAAGATTCTGTCAGAGTGTTTTCTAGCAATGTGCAGAGTGAGTAGATGACCTCTTGACTGCTTTACTTTATTATTCTGGGTGAGGACTAGCCCCTAGGTTTCATTTACCTTCTACTAACCTCAgcgcctttttttttttttttttcttcttccccaaaTCAGCTGAACTTCTTTAAACACACCTAAATAGAAAAGAGTACATCAAAATGCACCTGGGTCTCCCTAGGTCTTTTACTCATATTTAAGGATAGGAAAGAAAGTTGCCTTTCTTTGGTCTGTCCTAAAAgattattcatttttttaataacagctAACAGTTCAGAGAATATTTCTGTCAAGTATTCTGATGAAATTTACCAGGTTCTGCTGACCTGAATATATTCTACTAATCTGTGGTGTCCTTAACCTGTTCACTTTTCCTGGCACTACCCTTCTGCCAAGGCTTTTGATATGGTACCCCACAGCCTCTTCCTGAAGAAACTGACTCAGACCACTGGACAAGTGGTCTCTGTGGTGGCTGGAGAACTGGATGACAGACTGTACTCAGAGGGTGACAGTAAATAGTTGATCCTCCAGCTGGCAACAGGTCACATGTAGAGTGACAGTGGGTCCAATGCTGTTTTAACATCTTCAGAAACGACCTGGATGTTGGGATCAGGAGCACCCTGATTAATTTTGCTGATGCCACCAGGATGAGTGGAGAAGTTGGGATGCCCTGGAAGGGAGAGCCACTGTCCTGGCTTAGACAGAGTGGAGAAGTGGGCTAAAGTGCACTTCACAAACTTCAATGTAGATAAGggcaaggtcttgcacctgggcacacccaggagtgcagttcagactgggatccacttggctggaaagggacctgaggg encodes the following:
- the HSDL2 gene encoding hydroxysteroid dehydrogenase-like protein 2 isoform X1, with the protein product MLPNTGWKGPVVSPPSALYHGMKLAGCTLFITGASRGIGKAIALKAAKDGANIVIAAKTAEPHPTLPGTIYTAAAEIEAAGGKALPCVVNVREEQQIINAVEKAVKTFGGIDILVNNASAISLSGTLETEMKKVNLMMDVNVRGTYLTSKTCLPHLRKSRNPHILNLSPPMNLNPVWFKNHCAYTISKYGMSMCVLGMAEEFRGEVAVNALWPKTAIHTSAMDMLGGAGIEKQCRKTDIIADAAYCILTKPKTFTGNFIIDEVLLREEGVKDFDVYAIAPGHPLMPDFFLDAETDATAMTHGASQASKEEEKLSEGAAGAKDHADKAQGPVAETFRVIQGSLSEEFVKSTQGVFQFELSGDGGGTWYIDLKTKGGGAGFGKPPAAADVVMSMSSADFVKMFRGKLKPTLAFMTGKLRIKGNMALAIKLEKLLTQLNSKL
- the HSDL2 gene encoding hydroxysteroid dehydrogenase-like protein 2 isoform X2, whose product is MLPNTGKLAGCTLFITGASRGIGKAIALKAAKDGANIVIAAKTAEPHPTLPGTIYTAAAEIEAAGGKALPCVVNVREEQQIINAVEKAVKTFGGIDILVNNASAISLSGTLETEMKKVNLMMDVNVRGTYLTSKTCLPHLRKSRNPHILNLSPPMNLNPVWFKNHCAYTISKYGMSMCVLGMAEEFRGEVAVNALWPKTAIHTSAMDMLGGAGIEKQCRKTDIIADAAYCILTKPKTFTGNFIIDEVLLREEGVKDFDVYAIAPGHPLMPDFFLDAETDATAMTHGASQASKEEEKLSEGAAGAKDHADKAQGPVAETFRVIQGSLSEEFVKSTQGVFQFELSGDGGGTWYIDLKTKGGGAGFGKPPAAADVVMSMSSADFVKMFRGKLKPTLAFMTGKLRIKGNMALAIKLEKLLTQLNSKL